The DNA region GTAACAATTCTCTTCCCTCTGTTACCAATATCTTAGTAGTTGACAGTCTAATGCATAACCTCTTGTCTATAAGTCAGCtaagtgacaatggttatgacaTCATCTTCAATCAAAAGTCCTGCAAGACTGTAAGTCAAAAGGATGAGTTTATACTTTTCAATGACAAAAGtaaaaacaacatttacaaaatcAAACTGTCAGATTCAGAAAAACAAAACGGGAAATATCTTATGCCAGTAAACAAAGAGCAATGAACTTGACATAGATGATTGAACTATGTTAGCATGAGAAGAATCTCTAAGCTAAATAAGCTCAATTTAGTTAGAGATCTTCCAAATTTAAAGTTTGTTTTAGATGCTGTTTATGCGACgttaaaaaaataaattttgaaaaGCTTTTTTCAAAACAAAGAAGGTTCTttttgaataattatttaatataattaaatttatattattattaattattaaaattaaataatccattttaaatttaaatttatatttaaatacAATTTACTATTAAATGAATTTATAACTGCGGGTATCTTCGTATTTTAGCAAATAAAGACAAAATTCCAAGGCTGTAAAAAGAGAGGATACAACTCATGATTTCACAACGACAAAAAAGAAAACTAAACTCAACATCGGCAGACATGTGCCTTTGTGTTTGTATCAGAAATCAGAAACCTACTGGAGTCGCAACAGTGGTCTGAAAACTCAGTCGGAGTTGCTCGTTTGCCGTCTAAAACCTTGACAAAGTATGTTCAGgtttcccttttccttttttcAATAATTTATTTGGATACGAAACCATTGCAAGTTGCAACCACAACAACCACCCTTGCTAAAGGAAACACCGCACAGGTTATTGAATTTCACCGCACACGATTCGGCTATTACACGCTAGATCATGCGACGTGATTGAAAATATTTATGTAATTTAAGGGTTTTAAATATAAAGCAATATTTTAAAAACCGGACCAGATATCAAACTGATGAAACTTACGGTTTAAAGTTTAATTGGTTCAACCGGTTCAACCTACGATCGAaccgtttattaaataaactaataatatgAAACTAAATTTCATAGACATGTCACACATAATCATACGTttcacaacttaataaaataaatatttcaaaaatctATTACAAAGTTAATACAACAATATTGATAATACATATAATAACATAACATAGTTCTACACTTCATTTCAACATTTATTTAAGAATAATTTGACCAAATTAAAGAACtacaataaaataaattaaactagttcaaactaaaattaaaataataaaatataataaataaaataaagttcaaataattaagataaaataccaaaaataaataatataatatactttattaaaaaataaataaatttgagTTGAACTACGACAAACAAGTCTTACttgacaacaacaaacaatattgaCTTGAACGACAATCAATATTGAGTTAAATATCATGACTATGTTTAAAAGAGACAGCGTGATGATAATAGAGTATGATTGAAAGAAAAGTTATAATGGAGTGACAAAATTCAGAAGTTTGTATGGTTGTAAAAAGAACATGATTTGTTTTTGTGATTGGGGAATGTATGTTAAgttttgatattgacatattaaaattaaaaaaaaattgttaatTTGATGCATTTTTTTTGAACCGGACGATTTTATAAAATTGGCTCCGCTTCTTTGGTTCGAATGATTTTGGATGGTTCAATCCGATTTTTTTGATTTTATCTGGTTTTGATCCACTAACAAATTTGAAAGGTTGATCAAACCAGATTCATCTCCGATTCCCGATCCAATCGGTTGAACCGGCCGATTCTGTCAGGTTTTTAAAACATTAATATGAAGATCTTTATTTTGCTCAAAATATAATATACTATTAATGACATGGACTAAAGATGTATCCGATTAGGATTAGGATATCGTAGCGTATAAAATCAATAATATATTATCATTTTAAACCGATCTACTTTTTTTTATCCCTTATTACTTTTATATGTTCAGCATATAATCAAAGAAGGAATATAAAATATGTTTAAAATTAATATATTCTTCGATAACATTGCTTCAATATATGTTTTCCTTGACACATGTTGAGTTAGTGTTATATGAGTGTCAGACATCTATTCAAAAAGTATCGAATTAaataaaaaacatttttttaggATATTTGTCGACTTATCCGACACTTGTGTGATTTTTTGGACATGTATCGTATGAGTGTCATAAAAATGTCATACAATATCGCGTGTCGGAAAATATAGTTGTATTTAAGTATTGATACTAGCCATATTATTCTTCCTATTTACTTTACAAGTTTGTAATGGTTAAGTGATGGTTTTGTTTTTGATACAACAGAATCTTGTAATTTGTGGCAACTATCCTCAGGCTAAAATAACATTATTATAGGATGTGTAAGTGATCTATTAATAGCTTATTTTTCAACCCTTTTAGTATACAGCTGTAATTACTCtgttattaaatatttatttttctctttcatcTCATTTTTTGGGATCTGTTTCTCTTTCTTCTTCATctcattttcttctcttttttcttCCCCGACGGCGTCTGTTACTTTTCATCTCAAAAGTTGATCAAATCCGCTTGGATCAACAAAGAACCACTCCGACCAAGGTGCAACCCGCGACCCCAGATCCGCGTCTGCGGCGAAATCGCCCGCGTTTTCAAACGCCGCTCCTCTCCCGTCTTCTCACACGGTGGGTTTCCGCTCCGGCCGGACCGCCCGGGATCTCACCGTTCCCGGCCGAGATTGATAGCTCTggtattttgttttttttttatgcaacAGAACCTTCTTCCTTTGTAATTTGTGACAACTATCCTCACGCCTCTGCTTTGTAATAACTGTAAGTTTATATCAGACTCTCAGCAACCATATCAGATTTATAATATCTAAATCTTGTAACGTGAGTTGTTTTTATTTGGGTTGAAAATTTTAGGAGCAAGTAACTAAGAAAGATTGGACATGGCAACTAGACGTGCTCGTTACACGCCTCTTGCCACGGATGAGGATGATTATACTGGTGACCAAAATAGAGCATTTGACCCTCGATTTGATTACACGCCAAGATCCTTGGACAGAGTTCCCTGGAAATCTATTGCCCTTGCACTCTTTCTGTTGTTTCTTGGTACCGGACTTCTGTTTCTTTCCTATTTTATTTTCACCGGTCATATGGGGGGAGAACGGTCTCAAGCTTATGGCCTTTTAGCATTAGGATTTCTCAGCTTTCTTCCAGGTATGTTGAAGTTGCTGTTGCTGAAATGTTGTATGCATTGTTTATGTTTGCTAGGTACTCTGATTTAATCAAGTCAAGTTTGTTGAATGTTCTTAGTATTATGCATTAAGATCTATAAAGATAACTTTCCTGAACAATTAACGCGCTTTTAGTTTTATGATCAGAAAAACAAACTAGCAAGCACATGCTTGATTCAATTGAGGATGCTAGATTCAATTGAGGCTGTGTTTGATCTGTTTGATTAAATTGAGGATGCTAGATTCACTTATAGATTAGCAGAGAAATAATTCATGGATTACATAATATACGTAGCCTTCTTGTATGCATCATCATCTTTTCAATGAATCACAAAAAACTGTTAGGTACACACCGATTCAAACCAAGAACCATACATAGTTTGTTACATGAAATTGCATATTGTTTTTGAAGTAGAATTTCACATGGAGGCATACAATTATAGATGTCCGATAAAATATGCCCACTAGGATTGAAGTGTCATTTATAGCAACACAACATTTTAGTTTGTTTGTAGTACATACATTTGCAGGGGAGTGGAAAAATGGAGTGGCCAGGTTTGCTTGACATGATTTTTTTACCTGTTCTATTTGTTCTTTAGTTTTAAATGTCTTGCTACTTTTTGTCGATGATAAGAATCTGTTTTTGATAGAAAATAGATTTCGACTTATTTGCCATGACTACTTTTTGTTGGCTAAATATGCATCATAGCCTACATTGTTTCTGGAACAGGGTTTTATGAGACTCGTCTTGCATATTATTCATGGAGGGGTGCCAAAGGATTTCGCTTTTCTGAGATCCCCGATTACTAGAGCAGTTGAGTTATACCCTCCAAACTCTCAGTCAAGTTCAGATCTCAGTGCGACTTGTTTTTATGTTTTACATAGATTAAAGTAAACTGTAGAATGGGGTTAGAAAAACAGTCTTAAAATATAGTTTGAAATTGTTGCATTATGCATTATATTTTGTTTCTTAAACTGAGCCTATTTTAATTATGTGGAATCAAACACTAACTGAAGTTTGCTGTGCCATGGTTTGTCAAGGATGTAAATATGGATTCCAGTTTGTCAAATTACATTTGATTGAACCTCGTATTGTAAAGTTAAGTTTGATTGAAATAAGTTTGCTTCAATGTGATTTATGTTGGAATAACTTTTTTTGAAACGTATATCCAAGAAAATGTAATTTGTTTGTATGATACACATCTAAAGTACTTCTGTCAGAACATAAAAAGGGTTTGTTTTGGATAAAAATAATACTGACAAGATTCAACCCTGCATGATTAGGATCCTAATCTGCTTGTTTGAATCATGGAATAACATAGAAAACAAACTTAGTTCTATTGATGTGTGCAGATGGACACATATTTCAATAAAATTTAGGTGCATTTGTTTCAATTCTTGTTACAAGAGAGATACTATTTCAATCtgatttataaataaaaaaaaaacaattttcACGTTTAAGAGTGATGTGTATTTAATTTTCATGTAAAAGAAGGAATATAATTACTCATTTATCCTTAATTAAATATCATTCActaataatattaaaatatttttattagaTATCTTTATACCTTATTATGCAAAATAAGATGTAATAAACAAGTTCCGACTATTCAAGAGTAGTTAGATAAGATACTTTGATATTTGTCATTTTAATCGAATTGTTTCTGGTTTGAACTTAATTTATAATTAATCTCTACGCTTGTTCTTAGATCATATCCAATTTATAACAAAAATAAGTTGTCTTTTATTGaatttaaataatatatatttttcaaCAAGAATTAATTGTGTCAAGAAGTTTGACATCACTTTCAAGTAACCTTCTTTGTTTCCACCATCACTTTCAAGTtttttttgttctaaactttCAAGTATTAATCAATCATGTTTTTCATTAAAGAGGTGTGGCTTATCTTAGAAATATCAAGATACTGGATAACCCAATTAGTAGGGCATAGTTTATGTCAGAAGAATTATCGTTGTTGTGTGACTTAATTCTTTTTACTTATTTAAaagaaataaataattaaaaatttTAATGTGGATAAATTATTAGTAGTTAAgaaaaaaacaaagagaaaggCTTACAAAAGGTTTCTTTCTACCCCAACCTGACACCTCAATATATTTTTATAATTATAAAAATATCCTTGTCAAATTTTAATCAAAATGAACCAACAAAAAATTTAGTACTGCAATTTGAAAAATTCAGTATGTTTTATAATTGtttgatttttttgaaaaatccGATAGTTTGATAGgtaaaaaaattgattaaaaaatACGTATTTTTAAAAAGTCCGGTAgtatattttaaattttttgatAAAAACTCATGAATTATGTATTttgaaaatatgataaaaattaATAGATTTTTGAAAAATCTAGTAGTGCATTTTAAAAAATTCGATAAAAATTCGTATTTTTTGAAAAATCCAATTAAATCTTTTTGAAAAATCCAATAATAAACTTGAAAAATACGATAAATGTTCATATTTTTTTGAAAAACCATAAAAAATTCGataaaaagtcattttttaaagAAAACACGCTTCACACAATTTTGCAAAAATTCAAAAAACACATAATTTTTCAAAATCGTAAAAAAATTACACATGATATTATGATAAAAGTATAAGGAGTGTGGGGTGTCAAATAAAATTAGGAGTGGTGGGAAGAAATCTTCAAAAATTCAATGATAATTTATCTCACTAAATCGAAAATAGTTTCAATGACTTTTCTTCTATCTTTCTTTTAACTAAcaattttttgaaatttttacaaaaataacccactttttcaaggaaattccccaaatacccctggtttcaaaaaaaatcccaaactaccccacttttaggaggagtcaccgattgaattggagactcctcttaaaacttgaatggaggcgtcaattggattggctagggaaggtgccctagccaatccaattggcgcccctgtgtagggtttaagaggaggcgccaattcaattggagactcctcctaaaatacaatttttgtgttataaatagatgtgttgtgtgagtaattgttccacatctcatataatcatttggcaatcattTTTGGTGTTCCtcgccgatacggaaaggtgatttatacgagagacaaacctcagatgctgatgttGTTCTAGAACATCACTACGTccgatcaactgaagagggagctggtttgttggttagatgggaaaataccagaaggggaaaaaatcagaagtattgagagacttgacaatatctttggttgggtgcgaatgaagactgataaggatgctagggaaatgatgttcggtcgagacgatatcaatttgattgttgtaatcagttagaaatatttctgtttccagatagcttattttgtactgatgtttgttgtgaacctcgttgtaacaaaaacttaatgatatataatgattgaaggttacagaaatacaatgttacaaaaagcttaagacctagatgatgctccttgattgggacaattgttcttgttgtgtcctggttgacgatagatactacataatcttatcattttatctgtggaatccatctctgttctgatacgtgttctgtttggccttccttttttctttctacgcatctcgtcactgtgccaaacaatatcaccttcatatagaggccagtaatcctccattggtagtattgagaagctttgattatatacattcatgacggtgtcggtcttgtacacatcagataaatggttgtaagcatcttgacgagtataagcgcatgctgcaatgacatgggagcaaggtatgcggaaggcctggaactttccacaatcgcaccaacttctatttagtctaacaacgtaggctaaatttggtctcccctcgttgtggtccattgtttcctggacgctgaaattttgcctatgacggtcaaagactgttacagcgtgtgtgctagctttgatgctctcctctttcatgaccttcatgcaacactcactgaatacttgcccggacattaacatcgcactccatctttcacctctggttgcgaacatagaagccaacctataataggttgatcttaccaaggaggttatcggcagatttcgaattcctttgaataccccgttcatgcattccacaaggtttgttatcatgtggccccatcgacaacctctgtcaaatgccccTGTCCACTTCTCTACTGGTATAATATTTATCCATCTCCATGCGTCTTCATTATACAGTCTAATTTTATCACGATAATATTaaaatgacggctgagttagagcatacccaacatttaccatcttcttgcgaagattcttatcttttatagcacgcatgaagttttatgcaatgtgtctgatgcaatagacatgggtagaaggaggatcacgccatccgttgtcatggttgttgtaggcactctcaatggcagcatgtctatcagaaatcaaacagagattggcttgtggagccacatgcgttctgagatgtcgaagaaagaaaccccatccaccagtcgtttcaccttcaacaagagcaaaggcaatgggaaagacattgttgtttccgtcttgtgcaaccgccatgagcaaagtacccttgtattttccgtataaccaagtgccatcaatttgaataataggtttgcagaatgcgaaacctttgatgcatgggtcaaatgcccaaaagagacggtgaaagattctattacctgtagcacaggttccgtctgacatcatcgctggcaatgtctccataattgccacagttcttgggacatatgtttttagtgcccataaaaaccgtggcaattccttgtatgaatcctcccagttgtcgaaaacttgttcaacaacctttgtcctcgcaatccaaGCTTTCTTGTAAGAcggagtataattatatgttgatctgatatgggatataattatactcaccttcactgatgggtctttattaaccaacgacagaatgtcttgacatatcaacgttgcgcttagtttacggtgatcttgttcaacgctagttgcaatgcaactgtgaggtgggtctattgaagcgatctcccaagattcgtttttcttcttgtaagacgcagccaaatgaaacttacaaagcatgttacgacattcgataacataccttctagaatcagtgcgtttcattgtaaaatcaacagagttgttcatgtggaattttttgatatccagaacacattcttctttggtatgaaacatgtctcccacctttaattcgccttctgatctcggatacggattatagaaaacactgttggatgtttcatcgtcgtgaagatccatatttgtcatatgttgaggcggattgtagacatgactaggaggtattggtggtggttgatcatcattttcatcatcgttgttcagcatgtgatcaacctgtatctcggtctcctcttcttcttcatcaacgacgtccacttctgcttctgcttctggaTTGGCatcatctgaccattgtggatcatcttcaccagattcatcctgactggttagttgagactgttgagatggtatacatggttgaagagtaatgtacaactcaatacagttgcagcctgaatgttcatgactaacaaacatgtattcaacatcttcatcgtctcgtaccttaagggggaaatacttgcattgactattcttaaaaaatattggattttgatatgtgatctttgacacaatacccgatcctatacaggattgtattatttttttcaaatgcaagaaggttgcatttctcttgatcgtgagtctaatggtatcggtgtttcaaaaacaaaaaccatatagctcagactcgtatgtttcaccgttgtagtgagcgttgacactgtataatgatgaagattacattgtgcagatgaaaactattttcttactgcagatgaatgtgagtgaaaTGTCTTGGATGTTaatagtaagacacttaaatagaggagtgaagtgtctcacattctagctagttcgaagtgacgtGTCACACATAcaagctactccgaaatgatgtgtcacacatgcaagctactccgaaatgatCTGTCAACCATGtaagctactaagaagtgacatgttcagcatgcaagagagaggacatCCACGTGTCAGACATACAaacacacactccaaatg from Lathyrus oleraceus cultivar Zhongwan6 chromosome 1, CAAS_Psat_ZW6_1.0, whole genome shotgun sequence includes:
- the LOC127080397 gene encoding uncharacterized protein LOC127080397 translates to MATRRARYTPLATDEDDYTGDQNRAFDPRFDYTPRSLDRVPWKSIALALFLLFLGTGLLFLSYFIFTGHMGGERSQAYGLLALGFLSFLPGFYETRLAYYSWRGAKGFRFSEIPDY